The Deltaproteobacteria bacterium nucleotide sequence GGTTTCCTCCGAGGCCCGGCCCGATTAGACGCCTTCACTGAAAGCCTGTCAACACGTTTCGGCGGCCGGGAAGGCCCGTGTTCCGGTAGCCGGAAATTGCGGGACGCGACACTAGGCGCGGAACATGGCGGGGACGTAGCGCGGCGCGCCGATGGCGTCCATGAAACGCTGCTTCATCATGGGCGGGTTCATGGGGAACGCCGGCTTCACCGGCGGTATGTCGGGTTCGGTGGCCAGCACCAGGAACGAGGGACCCTCCTCCGTCAAGGCCGGCGGCAGGAGCGTCCGGAAGGTTTCCAGGGAAGCGACGCCCTCCGCCTTGCCAATGCCGGCGGAACGGGCCAGGTCCGCCAGGTTCAGTTCGGTGTTGGTCAACGGCTGGCCCCCGGACGCCGCGTGGATGTTGTTGTTCACCAGGAGCACGGTAAGGTTTCGTGGAGCGACGGACCCCACGGTGATCAGGGTCCCGAGATGCATCATCAGCCCGCCGTCGCCTTCCACCGCCACCACCCGCCTCTCCGGCTGGGACACGGCCAGCCCCAGGGCCAGCGGCAACGCGAGCCCCATGGCGTCTTCCAGGTAGAAGTTCTCCGGGCGGTCGCAGACGTTGGACCAGGCGTAGGAGGCGTTGCCCAGGGAGGTGACCACCAGCGTGTCCGCAGACACACATTCGGCGAGCACCCTGTAGTAGGCTTCCCGTGTCGGACGTGACGCGCTCACCAGCGTATGTCCTCGCTGTCCAGCAACAGCACGAAGGGCGCCGAGCCCTCTTCCGCGAAGGTCGCCGCCCGCTCCACCTGCGCGTCGATGGGCAGGTCGGGTTCGGCCACGGCATAGGAGAGCCCGTAGGCCCGCAGCACCGGCTCCGTCGCCCGCCCCTTGGGGAGGTGATAGAAGACCGGATCCCGTGCCGACCCGCGGTACGAGGCCAGGATCAGGATCGGGAACTGGTAGCGCTGGGCCAGGCACACCATGCCCGCGCCGGTGGTCAGAAGCCCGACGTTCTGGATCAGCAGCACCGTGCGCGCGCCGCCCAGCCGCGCCCCGCAGGAGATGGAGAGGGCCTCTTCCTCGTGGGTGGCGCGGATCAGGGTCATGTCCGGATCTTCGTCCACCCTCTCCATGAAGACCCCGATCCAGCTATCTGGAACCGAGACGACGACGCTGACGCCGGCCCGTTTCAGGGCGGCCAGCAGTTCGCTCGGGCGGTGATTGGTTCCCTCGCTCATGAGTTTCGCTACGCACACAAGCCGGCGGTCAACGGTTCTCGCCGCCGGCCCGACGGGTCAGCCGGGCGCGATCATAGCCAAGGCGTCTACGGATAACAAGACGGAACTGCTATGAACCGGTGTGAGGGACCGACCGTACGGGATCAGGTCTGACACCGCCATGCGTATTTTCGCCATTTCAGACGTGCACGCGGACTACCCGCAGAACATGGCGCTGGTGCAGGCGTTGTCCGCCGGCGACCATCGCCGTGACACCGTACTCGTGGCGGGAGACGTCACCGACGATCTCGCCAGGCTGACCGATGTTCTCCGAGCGTTCCGCCAGAGGTTTGCCCACGTCTTCTTCGTACCCGGCAACCACGAGCTCTGGGTCCGGCGCGGCGAATCAGGAGACTCCGTGGACAAGTTCGGGAAGGTCGTGCGCTTGTGCGCGGACCTCGGGGTCGGCACGACCCCGGCCCGGATCTCCTCCGGCTCGGACGATCCCGGCGCCTGGGTGGTGCCGCTGTTCTCCTGGTACGTGAAGCCGGAGCAGGGCGCCGAAAGCCTCTACGTCCCCAGGGAGGGTGACGACCCCAGTCTCTCCATGTGGGCCGACGAGGTCCTGACCAGATGGCCGGAGCGGTTGGCGGTGGCGGACTATTTCCTCGACATGAACGAGCCCCATCTCGGTCGCGAATATGACGCGCCGGTGCTGTCGTTCAGTCACTTCCTCCCCAGACGGGAGGTGATGTTCCGCTCGCCCGCCGCGCCGCCCGCGCGCGCCGGCCGCGCCATCCGGTTCAACTTCAGCCGGGTCGCTGGCAGCACCCGGATCGAGGCCCAGCTACGCGCGCTGGGCTCGGTCGTCCATGTCCATGGCCACCAGCATCGCAACCGCGACCGGGTCATCGACGGCGTGCGCTACGTGTCCAACTGCCTGGGTTATCCGCCGGAACGGGCGCGCGGCGAGATCGGGGAGTCGTGCGGGAGTCTCAAGCTGGTCTGGGACACCGCTCCTAGTGAATAATCCCTCCGCCTTCCACCACCAGCAGTTGCCCGGTCATGAAGTCGCTGTCGGCGCTGGCAAGGAAGAGCGCGGTGCCGGTGACGTCCTCGGGCACCTGGATGCGCTTGAAGGCCCGGCGGCTGGCGCTGTCAGACCGTCGCTTGCGGATCTCTTCGGTGATGACGTCCTCGCTCATGGTGGAGCCGGGGGTCATGCAGTTGACGTTGATGTTCCAGTCGCCGAGCTGCCGGGCCATCACACGGGTCAGGCCGACCACCCCGCCCTTGGAACTGGTGTAGTGGGGCATGTTGCTGGTGCCGTTCAGGAACGTTCCCGACGCGATGTTGATGATCTTGCCCGACTTCTGCTCCTTCATCACGGGAATGACCGCGCGGCAGCACATGAAGACGCCCTTGAGGTTCACCTCCATGACCCGGTCCCATTCGTCCAGCGGACAGTCCTCCACCCGCCCCATCCACATCTTCTGGGTCACGTAGATGGCCGCGTTGTTGAGGAGCACGTCGATGCGCCCGAACCGGTCGACGGTTTCGGCTACGAGACCCTCGATGCTGTCGTACTTCGTGACGTCGGTGGCGCGCGCCCACCCGGATTGTCCGGCGTCCGTCAGCTCCCGTGCCACGGACTCGCCCGCCGCGGCGTCGATGTCGGCGATGACCACCCGCGCGCCTTCCTCCGCGAACCGCTTGGCATAGGCCTTCCCGAGCCCGTGTCCGCCTCCCGTGATGATGGTGACCTTGTCCTTGAGTCGCATGGATGCCTCCCTGTTTCGGATGGCGGCGAGTATAGCACACCGGCCCCGACAATCCGGTGGCGCGCCCGCCGATTGATCTATCCCTGTCCGAAGGCGTAAAAAGGAGGACGCGGCAGCGTCCGCGCATTCGGACACACAGGAGGTTCACCGTGCAGTTCGTTCGACTGTTCACCGGGGACGACGGCCAGTCCCACTTCGAGGATCTCGACACCGGCGCCGAGGGCGGCTACTTCTTCGAGACCCTGCCGGTCACGGGGCTGGTGCTGAAGAACGATCCGGCCACCCACCTGGGCGACTTCCACACCGCGCCGCGGCGCCAGTACTGCATCACCCTGTCGGGCTCCGCGGAGATCCGGGTGGGCGACGGCACCTCGCGGACCTTCGTGGCCGGGGACGTCTTTCTCGCGGAGGACGTCACCGGGCAGGGGCACACGCTCAAGCCCAACAACTGGGCGAGGGCTTTCGTTCACATCGATTAGAGAATGAGACAGAATGGTCGCGGGCGGTGCGGCCCCCGAGACTTCCCAAGGTATGTCAGGAAAGGAGACACGGCATGAGCAGTGAGGAAAAGACCCCGATCAAGGTCAAGAAGATCGGCCACGTGGTGTTCAACGTCAGCGACCTCGAGCGCAGCACGAAGTTTTGGACGGAGATCATGGGCTTCAAGGTGTCGGACGTGAACGAGCGCGGCATGATTTTCCTGCGCAACGCGTCGGACCACCATACCGTGGCGCTGTTCCCGTCCAAGTCCAACAAGGGACAGCCGGAGCAGGACCAGGTGGCGTTCAACCACTTCGCCATGGAGGTGGGCAGCGTCTCCGAGTTGTTCAAGATCCGCGAGTTCCTTAAGGCGAACAACGTGCCCATCCTGTACGAAGGCCGCAGGGGCCCGGGCTGCAACCCTGGGGTGGAATTCACCGATCCCGACGGCTTCCAGATCGAGCTCTACGCCTCCATGGACCAGATCGGCTGGGAAGGCGAGAGCCGGCCGGCCGAGCAGTGGTCCCGCGCCACCACGCTGGAAGAAGTGCTCGAGAAGCCCATTCCGGGCGTCAACTACGAGTAGTCCGCATCACCGCGGAGGGAGGGGCCGGCACGACGCTCTCCTCCCTCCGCTCCATCCAACGAATCGGTGGTGCGCTGTCCGGTTCATTCGCACCTTGCCATGCGAATGGACCGGACAGCGCAGCAGGGCAGGGGCACGATGCCGGTGGACGTGATCATGCCGGCCATGGGCGCGACCCAGGAGACGGGCCGCCTCGTGCGCTGGTTCAAGCAGGCAGGGGACTCCGTCACCAAGGGCGAGATGCTCATGGAGGTGGAGACCGACAAGTCCGTGGTGGAAGTGGAGGCGCCCGCTTCGGGAATCCTGGCCCAGGTCACCGCCGAGCCGGATGACGACATCCCGGTGGGGCAGACCATCGCGCTCATCGTGGAGCCGGGCGAGGAGGTGTCTCCACCGGAGGGATTGGCCCCGCCTTCCCCGAAGGCAACGGAATCGCCGGACACGCGCATTTCCCGTCCCGTGCCCGGGTCGCGGCGCACGCGTGCAACGCCGCCCCGGAATGCAGCGAAACCACGGTCCGCCGAAACCGCGGTTCCCGCGGCAAGCCCCGGCACCGGCCGGCTCCTTGCGTCCCCCGCGGCCAAACGCTTGGCAATGGAGAAGGGTGTGGAACTCGCCGGCGTATCGGGCTCCGGACCGGGCGGTGCCGTAGTCGCCCGCGACATCCTGTCCGTGGCGTCGGATGCTCCCACGGCCGAGGGCGCGCTGTCCCCGCCCAGCCGCATGCGCCGCATCATCGGCGAGCGCATGACTTTGAGCAAGCAGACCGCGCCGCACTTCTACCTCAGCATGGATGTGGACATGACCGCCGTCGAGTCCCGGCGCGCGGCGTTGAAGGAGCAGGCGTCCGGGCAGACGCCGTCCATCAACGACTTCATCCTGAGGGCGACGGCCCGGGCGCTCGCCGAATCACCGTCCATGAACGCCGCCTGGACGGACGCGGGCATCCAACAGTTCAGTGATGTGAACCTCGGCATGGCCGTCGCCGTGGACGAGGGCCTCCTGGTGCCGGTCATCCGCAACGCTGATAAGCTGGACCTGGAGGAGTTGGCTCGCCGGAGCCGCGAGCTTGCGAGCCTGGCTCAGAGCCGTGGACTCAAACCCGCCGACTACCAGGGCGGCACTTTCACGGTCTCCAACCTCGGCATGTTCGGCGTCGACAGCTTCACCGCCATCATCAACCCGCCGCAATGCGGCATCCTGGCCGTGGGGCAAGTGGCTCCCCGGGTAGTCCCCCACGACGGCAACATCGCCGTCCGCGCCATGATGACCATGACCCTCTCTGCCGACCACCGTGTCGTGGACGGCGCCATCGGCGCCCGGTTCCTGCAAAGGGTGAAGCAGCACCTTGAACAGGTTTAGCACGCCCCTCGCCACCCCTGGATTCCCGCTTCCGCGGGAATGACGATTCAGGGGGTTGTTGCCTTTCTCAGATGGGGTTTTGACACAGCCTGTTTCGCGGGAATGACGATTCGAGGGGTCTCTGCCTCATGAGTTTCGACACAGCCTGTTCCGTGGGAACGATGCTTCGGGGGGTTACGGGAAACCTGTTTCGCTACATCCCCGGCCAGCTCTCCATAGGGTCGGTGGAGCGCACGAGGTGCATGCCGGCGGAGGCGGCTTCGTCGAGGGTTTGCTCCGCGGCTTCTGTAAAGTCGGCGAGGATGGCGCCGTCTGGGCCGCGGACGACCACCGAGGACATGCAGTCGGTGAGGAGGTAGACCTTCCGGGCCAGTGACGGGTCTTCGTTGCGGATTTCTTCCAGCAGGTCCTGCACGGTGCTCTTGACGCAGTGGCTGGCGGCCTGGCCGCCCACGACGAGGGCGTCGGCGTCCACCAGGGTCTTGTAGAAGCGGACGTTGCGCTCCGCCAGGGCGCCGCCGTCCCAGGTGGTCAGGACCTCGGGGCGCAGCACGGAGTAGTTCTCCGTCAGGTTGTGGGAGCCCTTGATCTCGGCCCAGGACTGGGTCATCCGCGCCAGCGAGTGCAGCGTCCTGGCCTCGTCCACCACACCCGTGACCGTGTGGCCGGGGCTTCCCACCAGGCAGTGGGGCGGCCACAGGTAGAGCGTGTATCGCCCGCCGGCCGCCAGCTCCCGGTTGTAGAAGCGGCACTGCTCCACCAGCCAGTCGTAGCCCTTGTCGGTGACCCAAGGGGTCATGGCCGGATTGGGGAGGACGTTCTCCTTGAGGACGTTTCCCGCGGGATCGATGTTGACCAGCACGCGGTCGTCGCGCCCGTCCACCGTGATCAGCGTATGGGGGGCCAACGGCTCGCCGCGCGTGTCCACCCAGAACCAGGGGAAGAAGATCTGGAAGTTGTAGTGGCTGTCCAGGGTGCAGCGGATGTGGGTGAGCCGCGCGAGGTTGCGGTAGATGAACTCCGCGATGCGCCGGTTGTCTTCGACCGCGCCCTGTCCGCCGCGGCCGCCCACGTAGAGCGTGCCCTCGGGATGGCAGAAGTCCCGCTGCACGTCGATGAGCAGCAAATCGACTCTTCTGGCATCCGCCGCCGCAGGCGCGATCCCGAACTCCCGCCGGAACCGGTTGGCTTCCTCGAAGACGGTCATGCGGTCCGGAGTATAGGAGAAGTCGGCCGCGTTGTCGGCACGGTAGCAGGCGGGCGTCTGTTCTATGTCCGTTGCCATAATGAGCCTATTCTACCAGCGGCCCGCCCGCAGGCAACAAGCGCGTTGCCTTCCCCCGGCGGGCGGGCCTGTGACATAAAGGAGAGCATGGCGGCCCGCTGGCTCGAGCTTTCCGTGCAGGCCGAAGGCCCGGTGCAAGACACGATCTCCAGCTTCCTCGTGGAGAACGGCTCGACCGGTGTGGTCTGCGGAGACCGGTCCCTGCGCGCGTTCTTTCCCGACACCGTGGACGCTGCCGCCCTCAAGCCCGCGGTGCGACGCTACCTGCGCGGGCTCCGGGAGATCTTTCCCGATTGCCTCGTGGGGCGTACCCGCTGGCGGGTGATGGCCGAGAAGAACTGGCACGATTCCTGGCGCGGCCGCTTCAAGCCGCAGCGGATCGGGCGCCGGCTCGTGGTGACGCCACCGTGGTTCCGTCCGCCGGAGAACCGCCGCCGCGTGGTCTTCATCGAGCCCGCCATGGCATTCGGCACGGGCACCCACGAGACCACCCGCTGTTGCCTCGAGCTTATCGACGAGCTATGCGCCGGCGCCGCGCCGGCCAGGGCGCTGGACGTGGGCACGGGGTCGGGCGTTCTCGCCATCGCCATGGCCCGGCTCGGGGTGGGCGCGGTGCTGGCGCTGGACAACGATCCGGTGGCGCTGGAGGCGGCCCGGACCAACCTGGGGCTCAACGGAGTGGACGGCGCGGTGACCCTGAGCAACATGCCGCTCGACCGCGTCCGGCGCCGCTTCCCGCTGGTGGTGGCCAACATCATCCTGGAGACCCTCGTGGAGCTGGCCCCTCCGCTGAACGGGCGCGTGGCCGCCGGGGGTTCGCTGATCCTGTCGGGGCTGCTGCGCGACCACGTTCCCGTGGTGCTGCGGTGTTTCCGGGATTTCCGAATGGTTCAACGCAAGGACCGCAAGGAGTGGAGCACCGTGCTGCTCCTGAAGGAATCATGAGCCTGCCGCGCTTCCTGGTATCGCCGGATGCGGTGCGCGACGGGGCCGCCACGGTGGCGGGCCCGGAACTCGCGCACATGCGCAAGGTCCTGCGCCTGCGCCCCGGCTCCCGGGTGCTGCTCTGGGACGGCGAGGGCGCCGAGCACGAGGCCGTGATCACCGCCTATGAAGGTGGAGTTGCCGCCATGACCGTGGTACGGTCCTATCGCCCGGAGCGGGAGTCCCCCCTGGCGGTCACGCTGGTCCAGGCCGTGGGCAAGGGCGACAAGATGGACTGGATCGTGGAGAAGGCGACCGAGCTGGGGGTGACGCGCGTGGCGCCGTTTTTCTCGTCGCACACCGTGCCGCGGTTCGGCGGCGACAAGGGCGAGCGCCGCCGCGAGCGCTGGCGGAAGATCGCCGCCGCGGCGGCCCGGCAGTCGGGGCGCACCCGCATCCCGGAGATAGGTGAGCCGGACCGGTTCGACGCCATGCTCGACCGGGACTGGCAGTGCGACGCCAGACTGTTGTTCTGGGAGGACGCGCAGGGAAGGGGACTGGCTTCCCTGCGGGAAGAGTTGGACAGGCCGCGATCGGTGCTGGTGATGGTGGGCCCGGAAGGCGGGTTCAGCGGAGAAGAGGCGGCGAGAGCGGCGGCGCGCGGTTTCCGCACCGTCGGGCTCGGCAGGCGCATCCTGCGCACGGAAACCGCGGCCGTGGCGGCGGTCTGCGCCGTGCAGTTGTTGTGGGGCGATCTGGGGTGAGGCGGGGCGGTGCAACATTGTCGAGAACAGGAGGTTCGTCATGGACAAGCACACCGAGGAAACCCTGAACCGGCTGCTGGGCCGGGCCGGCCTGAAGATGGCCAAGAGTGACCGCAAGCGCTTCATCCCGATGCTGGAAGACTACATGGAGAGCCTGGACAAGCTTCACTCCATCAACCTGGCCGGCGAGCAGGTGGGTGGGGTCTTCCGGCCCGAGACGGACGAGGACCGGTAGGAGCGTTTCGCGGAACGACGAGGAACGGACATGTCGGATTTGTGTTTTTCCAGCATTGACAGCATCGCCCCGCGCTTGCAAAAGCGCGAGGTGTCGCCCGTGGAGCTGACGCAAGCCTATCTCGACCGGATTCACGCCGTGGACGGGGACCTGCACGCCTACGTGAACCTCATGGAGGAGAGCGCGCTGGCAGAGGCGCGCGCGGCGGAGCAGGATATCCTGAACGGCCGCTATCGGGGGCCGCTGCACGGGGTTCCCTTCGCGGTGAAGGACCAGTACGACGTCCGGGGCGCCCTCTCCATGGTGCGCATCCCGCAACCGGCGGGACCGGGAGAAGACTGCACCGCGGTGCGCCGCCTGCGCGAGGCGGGCGCGGTGCTGCTCGGCAAGCTCAACATGAGCGGGCTTCCCGGCGGCATCGAGGCTGCCCGCAACCCCTGGAACCTCGACCATGTGCCCGGCGGCTCCAGCACCGGCTCCGGCGCCGGTATCGCCGGCGGGCTGTGCATGGGCTCGCTGGGCGAGGACACCGCGGGATCCATCCGCAACCCCGCGTCCTTCTGCGGCATATCCGGCCTGAAGCCCACCTACGGACGGGTCAGTCGGTTCGGACTGGCGCCGCTGGGGTTGTCGCTGGACACCGCCGGCCCCATGACCCGGGTGGTGGAGGACCTCGCGCACATGCTCCAGGTCCTGGCCGGCTTTGACCCCAGGGACCCCACCTCGAGCCCGGTGGACGTTTCCGACTACAGCGCGGACCTGCGCGCCGGGGTTTCGGGCATGGTCGTCGGCGTGCCGCGGGATTATTTCAAGCTCATCGACACCGATCCCGAGGTCCTGGAGCTGTTCGACCAGGCGCTGGCGGCCCTGGATTCCCTGGGCGCCAAGATCCGGGACGTGACGGTGCCGAGCATGGAGTACGCCACCATCGCC carries:
- a CDS encoding dihydrolipoamide acetyltransferase family protein, with translation MDRTAQQGRGTMPVDVIMPAMGATQETGRLVRWFKQAGDSVTKGEMLMEVETDKSVVEVEAPASGILAQVTAEPDDDIPVGQTIALIVEPGEEVSPPEGLAPPSPKATESPDTRISRPVPGSRRTRATPPRNAAKPRSAETAVPAASPGTGRLLASPAAKRLAMEKGVELAGVSGSGPGGAVVARDILSVASDAPTAEGALSPPSRMRRIIGERMTLSKQTAPHFYLSMDVDMTAVESRRAALKEQASGQTPSINDFILRATARALAESPSMNAAWTDAGIQQFSDVNLGMAVAVDEGLLVPVIRNADKLDLEELARRSRELASLAQSRGLKPADYQGGTFTVSNLGMFGVDSFTAIINPPQCGILAVGQVAPRVVPHDGNIAVRAMMTMTLSADHRVVDGAIGARFLQRVKQHLEQV
- a CDS encoding VOC family protein; the protein is MSSEEKTPIKVKKIGHVVFNVSDLERSTKFWTEIMGFKVSDVNERGMIFLRNASDHHTVALFPSKSNKGQPEQDQVAFNHFAMEVGSVSELFKIREFLKANNVPILYEGRRGPGCNPGVEFTDPDGFQIELYASMDQIGWEGESRPAEQWSRATTLEEVLEKPIPGVNYE
- a CDS encoding amidase, with the protein product MSDLCFSSIDSIAPRLQKREVSPVELTQAYLDRIHAVDGDLHAYVNLMEESALAEARAAEQDILNGRYRGPLHGVPFAVKDQYDVRGALSMVRIPQPAGPGEDCTAVRRLREAGAVLLGKLNMSGLPGGIEAARNPWNLDHVPGGSSTGSGAGIAGGLCMGSLGEDTAGSIRNPASFCGISGLKPTYGRVSRFGLAPLGLSLDTAGPMTRVVEDLAHMLQVLAGFDPRDPTSSPVDVSDYSADLRAGVSGMVVGVPRDYFKLIDTDPEVLELFDQALAALDSLGAKIRDVTVPSMEYATIANGLIYSCEFYNICRADMDAAMSGEGSESRRARLFIGAVSTSGDYIQAQRMRSRLRREFNDVFREVHVMALPTNPTAAPLASELDGLDAVNKMLRPDYPSPANLAGVPALAIPSGFNSKGLPVGMQFWGKAFAESTLLRVGYAYQQETRWFERRPAG
- a CDS encoding thiamine pyrophosphate-dependent enzyme gives rise to the protein MSASRPTREAYYRVLAECVSADTLVVTSLGNASYAWSNVCDRPENFYLEDAMGLALPLALGLAVSQPERRVVAVEGDGGLMMHLGTLITVGSVAPRNLTVLLVNNNIHAASGGQPLTNTELNLADLARSAGIGKAEGVASLETFRTLLPPALTEEGPSFLVLATEPDIPPVKPAFPMNPPMMKQRFMDAIGAPRYVPAMFRA
- a CDS encoding nicotinamidase; amino-acid sequence: MATDIEQTPACYRADNAADFSYTPDRMTVFEEANRFRREFGIAPAAADARRVDLLLIDVQRDFCHPEGTLYVGGRGGQGAVEDNRRIAEFIYRNLARLTHIRCTLDSHYNFQIFFPWFWVDTRGEPLAPHTLITVDGRDDRVLVNIDPAGNVLKENVLPNPAMTPWVTDKGYDWLVEQCRFYNRELAAGGRYTLYLWPPHCLVGSPGHTVTGVVDEARTLHSLARMTQSWAEIKGSHNLTENYSVLRPEVLTTWDGGALAERNVRFYKTLVDADALVVGGQAASHCVKSTVQDLLEEIRNEDPSLARKVYLLTDCMSSVVVRGPDGAILADFTEAAEQTLDEAASAGMHLVRSTDPMESWPGM
- a CDS encoding thiamine pyrophosphate-binding protein, encoding MSEGTNHRPSELLAALKRAGVSVVVSVPDSWIGVFMERVDEDPDMTLIRATHEEEALSISCGARLGGARTVLLIQNVGLLTTGAGMVCLAQRYQFPILILASYRGSARDPVFYHLPKGRATEPVLRAYGLSYAVAEPDLPIDAQVERAATFAEEGSAPFVLLLDSEDIRW
- a CDS encoding 50S ribosomal protein L11 methyltransferase, producing the protein MAARWLELSVQAEGPVQDTISSFLVENGSTGVVCGDRSLRAFFPDTVDAAALKPAVRRYLRGLREIFPDCLVGRTRWRVMAEKNWHDSWRGRFKPQRIGRRLVVTPPWFRPPENRRRVVFIEPAMAFGTGTHETTRCCLELIDELCAGAAPARALDVGTGSGVLAIAMARLGVGAVLALDNDPVALEAARTNLGLNGVDGAVTLSNMPLDRVRRRFPLVVANIILETLVELAPPLNGRVAAGGSLILSGLLRDHVPVVLRCFRDFRMVQRKDRKEWSTVLLLKES
- a CDS encoding SDR family NAD(P)-dependent oxidoreductase; this translates as MRLKDKVTIITGGGHGLGKAYAKRFAEEGARVVIADIDAAAGESVARELTDAGQSGWARATDVTKYDSIEGLVAETVDRFGRIDVLLNNAAIYVTQKMWMGRVEDCPLDEWDRVMEVNLKGVFMCCRAVIPVMKEQKSGKIINIASGTFLNGTSNMPHYTSSKGGVVGLTRVMARQLGDWNINVNCMTPGSTMSEDVITEEIRKRRSDSASRRAFKRIQVPEDVTGTALFLASADSDFMTGQLLVVEGGGIIH
- a CDS encoding 16S rRNA (uracil(1498)-N(3))-methyltransferase, encoding MSLPRFLVSPDAVRDGAATVAGPELAHMRKVLRLRPGSRVLLWDGEGAEHEAVITAYEGGVAAMTVVRSYRPERESPLAVTLVQAVGKGDKMDWIVEKATELGVTRVAPFFSSHTVPRFGGDKGERRRERWRKIAAAAARQSGRTRIPEIGEPDRFDAMLDRDWQCDARLLFWEDAQGRGLASLREELDRPRSVLVMVGPEGGFSGEEAARAAARGFRTVGLGRRILRTETAAVAAVCAVQLLWGDLG
- a CDS encoding metallophosphoesterase family protein, yielding MRIFAISDVHADYPQNMALVQALSAGDHRRDTVLVAGDVTDDLARLTDVLRAFRQRFAHVFFVPGNHELWVRRGESGDSVDKFGKVVRLCADLGVGTTPARISSGSDDPGAWVVPLFSWYVKPEQGAESLYVPREGDDPSLSMWADEVLTRWPERLAVADYFLDMNEPHLGREYDAPVLSFSHFLPRREVMFRSPAAPPARAGRAIRFNFSRVAGSTRIEAQLRALGSVVHVHGHQHRNRDRVIDGVRYVSNCLGYPPERARGEIGESCGSLKLVWDTAPSE